In Candidatus Nanopelagicales bacterium, one genomic interval encodes:
- the rpsF gene encoding 30S ribosomal protein S6 → MRHYEVMVILDPDLEERTVQPSLDTFLNVVRQDGGSVEKVDIWGRRRLAYEIKHKNEGIYAVLDLTCTPEAVNELDRQLSLNESVLRTKVQRADAK, encoded by the coding sequence ATGCGTCACTACGAGGTGATGGTGATCCTCGACCCCGATCTCGAGGAGCGCACCGTCCAGCCCAGTCTCGACACGTTCCTCAACGTGGTCCGCCAGGACGGCGGGTCCGTGGAGAAGGTCGACATCTGGGGCCGGCGTCGCCTGGCCTACGAGATCAAGCACAAGAACGAGGGCATCTACGCCGTCCTCGACCTGACCTGCACCCCCGAGGCGGTCAACGAGCTCGACCGGCAGCTGTCGCTGAACGAGTCGGTGCTGCGCACCAAGGTCCAGCGCGCGGACGCGAAGTAG
- a CDS encoding single-stranded DNA-binding protein, translating into MAQGDIIVTIVGNLTNDPELRFTPSGAAVASFTVASSSRYLDKQSNEWKDSDPVFMRCSVWRQYAENVAESLTKGTRVIVSGRLKQRSYETREGEKRTVMELEVDDVGPALRYATAKVTKAQRGGGGGFGGGDSGGSGGSSDDPWAGGGSGSWGGSGGATDEPPF; encoded by the coding sequence ATGGCCCAGGGCGACATCATCGTCACGATCGTCGGCAACCTGACGAACGACCCCGAGCTGCGGTTCACCCCCAGTGGTGCCGCGGTGGCGTCGTTCACCGTCGCGTCCAGCTCCCGCTACCTGGACAAGCAGTCCAACGAGTGGAAGGACTCCGACCCGGTCTTCATGCGCTGCAGCGTCTGGCGGCAGTACGCGGAGAACGTGGCCGAGTCCCTCACCAAGGGCACCCGGGTCATCGTGTCCGGCCGGCTCAAGCAGCGGTCGTACGAGACCCGCGAGGGCGAGAAGCGCACCGTGATGGAGCTCGAGGTCGACGACGTCGGCCCGGCGCTGCGCTACGCCACCGCCAAGGTCACCAAGGCCCAGCGCGGCGGCGGCGGCGGCTTCGGCGGCGGTGACTCCGGTGGTTCCGGCGGATCCTCCGACGACCCGTGGGCCGGTGGCGGCTCGGGGTCGTGGGGCGGCTCCGGCGGCGCGACCGACGAGCCCCCGTTCTGA
- the rpsR gene encoding 30S ribosomal protein S18 — protein MAKPPIRKPKKKVCVFCKEKNAEVVDYKDTALLRKYISDRGKIRARRVTGNCTQHQREIATAVKNAREMALLPYTSTAR, from the coding sequence ATGGCCAAGCCCCCCATCCGCAAGCCCAAGAAGAAGGTCTGCGTCTTCTGCAAGGAGAAGAACGCCGAGGTCGTGGACTACAAGGACACCGCGCTGCTGCGCAAGTACATCTCCGATCGCGGGAAGATCCGCGCTCGCCGGGTGACGGGCAACTGCACCCAGCACCAGCGCGAGATCGCCACCGCGGTGAAGAACGCCCGCGAGATGGCGCTGCTGCCCTACACCTCGACCGCCCGCTGA
- the rplI gene encoding 50S ribosomal protein L9 → MKLILTQEVAGLGAPGDVVEVKDGYGRNYLLPRGFATAWTKGAEKQIATIKRARSVREVRDLGHAQDIKAQIEALKVTLAVRAGDTGRLFGSVTASDVVDAVKKAGGPDIDKRKIEISTPIKTVGAHSATLRIHADVAATISLDVVGA, encoded by the coding sequence ATGAAGCTCATCCTGACCCAGGAGGTTGCCGGCCTCGGCGCCCCCGGCGACGTGGTCGAGGTCAAGGACGGCTACGGCCGCAACTACCTGCTGCCCCGCGGCTTCGCCACGGCCTGGACCAAGGGCGCGGAGAAGCAGATCGCGACGATCAAGCGGGCCCGGTCGGTCCGCGAGGTCCGCGACCTCGGGCACGCGCAGGACATTAAGGCGCAGATCGAGGCGCTGAAGGTGACCCTCGCGGTCCGCGCCGGAGACACCGGCCGGCTGTTCGGCTCGGTGACGGCGTCCGACGTCGTCGACGCGGTCAAGAAGGCCGGCGGCCCGGACATCGACAAGCGCAAGATCGAGATCTCCACGCCGATCAAGACGGTGGGGGCGCACAGCGCGACGCTGCGCATCCACGCCGACGTCGCGGCCACGATCTCGCTGGACGTCGTCGGCGCCTGA